The stretch of DNA CTACGCCAATTGGTCGTTGAAACCAAACGGGCGTGGCAAGCCATTGGTGGCGTTTCCTATGGACCCACGGGAGCCCAGGTCGATGCCATTCAGTATCGCCGTTCGATCTACCTTGCCGAGAATGTGGATAAAGGTTGTCGCATCGATGATCGGCACATTCGCGTTATCCGTCCGGGTCACGGTTTGGCACCCAAGCACTTTGAAGAATTGATCGGTACCACTGCGACACGCGATTTGACCAAGGGCGAGCCCGCTCAATGGGGAATGTTCGCTCAACTACATCCTGCTTCATCACACTAGTATTTCGATTGGACACAATATGACTACCAGAGACACGATCTTAGAAGTCATTCACGAAGTCGCTGCAGAAAGCGAAAAGACGCTAGGCGATGATTTTGGTGATAACACCGTGCTGCTCGATAGCGGCTTGGATTCGCTCGACTTTGCAATCATCGTTGC from Rubripirellula amarantea encodes:
- a CDS encoding acyl carrier protein; amino-acid sequence: MTTRDTILEVIHEVAAESEKTLGDDFGDNTVLLDSGLDSLDFAIIVARLEERLGEDPFAAMDEPVYPKTLGDFVGIYDSFFANQD